In the genome of Xiphophorus maculatus strain JP 163 A unplaced genomic scaffold, X_maculatus-5.0-male Unplaced_Scaffold_BN222, whole genome shotgun sequence, the window cggtgtcgaggtgggacagaacacctaaggacaggtggtcctagagtagcacggggaccaggtagtacggtgcgtgcataaggccctcgaatatgcaggcgtgctacacccccgtgaagaactgagcaagcaggactgctggatgtcccttcagcccatccgatgcagctgtgtgactttgaggtatgtggtcgatacgcagggcacccagggcagcggatggaaggtttgttcatcaagagcacagtcccatgggttcagtctgcatggacgtagcagagccaatggggacaacaggaaagagaggtgagaagtacctcttggtgctgatggacacagtgacaactgctagaagagcaggtcttcccctgcagaggaactccgttcacgtcacagaaagcagggaggcgaagacacttctcctttttgctcagagaagaaaaagggaagttgcagctcaaagtgtcactgaaagcagggcagagagtttggattaaagctcaagatcggcctgcaactacggtgatcaagctgagattcaacgcccgagtttttgtaaagcaagtactgaacttcaacacagtactactgatgaagaaaggggtccatgaggaagcagtgctcaagccagttcttagctacagcgaaccagaacattacgagaagatggccagagaatcaagcaccatgccatcctacagtagactggccactattacaggaaggttgccgttcaaagaacaacttcaaggctttggactgggagggccgtgaagaaattggactatgctaaagaagaactcctgtcacaacctgatggattaaaatggaaaaggatcatgattacgtaTAAAGcatcatgatgcttatgctttttgctttgctctgctgaacagccagaattttttttttgaggccttctgtctcagcccatcttccctaaagaaccatcccacatcctgaagaactgacagttcatccagcgaaggttcctgtagaagaatcagagcgatccaagttttcttcgacattcatcacctcgtgggggaaatcaaaactccaaggagggggtgtcaagagaagtggagttttgatgactacactgagccctctgtgacaactgcggatgaagaatctgcatcttcacatcccagacgaacctcttctctttccaggggatgaggacggcgaactgcaggagggtgatggactcccagcatgtgaaaggtctgacctcgtggagggggtgtcaagaaaatccgagctcatcccacttccccatgctggagattttagtttaacagtaataataaataaagttatctttaaaatgaatcactcaagtgacatcaaggcccaacagtagacttaagtgtcaataaagttagtttaacagtaataataaataaagttatctttaaaatgaatcactcaagtgatatctaggcccaacagtagacttaagtgtcaataaaataaatctggttgtgtgtgttgtttttgtctcatgcaaactttgctttaattttacttttttctatctaatcataagaaatcatagtcagtcagagagagtcattaaacaggaaaagcaggtttcctggaaaaagaggaagtaagttccagcctgcagatttataaaaaatagctgagactattccttattttaaatcatgaaagtttaaagaatgaaatctaaacattttggtaatttgataagattcaaagtaaaatacttatattaatattggtttacttgtaataatatttacacgaacatttgtgggaacacttacaagaaaaacaagtaactgtaactttggcatcaaataattagaatcatgtattattcttggtttcttttcagaaaaacatctgtaataactcacattaggattataataagtataattaataagttatggttataaaatcataaatgaatgataaatcagagaagctgaagaaaataaatgtgatataagttatggttataaaattataaatgaatgctaaatcagagaagctaaagaaaataaatgtgatataaatgtgatttgacattgaacttgaaatggtgtaaaaggtgtaactgcaattaaacatcactgatatgttggaggtagagagtaggtgaaaggtgaaaggcaaggaactaacaggagagcagagatgatcaacgccttatttagagagtaggtgaaaggttgtgcaggcaatggacaggaggttgagcaactctgagacattagcacagacatcaggacataatgtctgtaagacagtgatggatatgagatcatctgtctaagcagacagccaatgaaacaagcccagcaacagtgctagccaaagaaaccctataaaaggtgagtgcaaaagaggaaccgttcgttggatcctccgggcagcttcgagccaagagatggacaaagaactctgcagctgaagaagagccggggccacggagccgaagactgtccggccatggggaccaacccgtcagccctgcaacctgtggcttcaaatcgcacttctctcatcggctgggttcagaccccaaagacaaagatgaagacaaaggcaagacaaagaagaagaactggtgccttccttcctgccagcaccaagtcctgtgtgacctcaccatccatgcggagaggaggctcatcagacctacagagattcctgccttcgccgatcaacatcttcctcctgctgcaacaccttcttcatcatcagacctgcggagatcctggccttcatcgatcggcgtcttcctcctgctgcagcaccttcttcgtcgtcgtgccaggtctggggttcgaggcgccaggctccgtccgtctctctcaaaggttccttttttagttttcagtgtcagcagtagggaaagatagactagatgattgattttacttatttgattatttctgctactgaattaagctgtactgacccttgcaaaaatgccttactaataaaatatttagcataaagaaaatctaaaagatgttgtggacattcagttaatgagtcaccttaaagttctttgatggttgtaaaatagctgtgatgtttgattctggagaggaaaaagtttaaaatgtttttaggttgctggtagcccaaatttaaaacgtcatccttgggactcgcccgagtcactaaaacctacctggttcaataacaaatgcaagttgtaaaatagagaacgagcgaccgttaacaggtgtgctctgtgaaactagttggctgtaggctgctcagtctggctaattcacagggggaagaagggtgggacacctggatgttggccgtcagaaaccaggcgaatcgtttctcgaaaccagcttaaacagagtttacttcagttctggacagggtaaatcccagcagatttaggaaactcaattaacccgttagatggagagctggtagcacatctcccctctcagaagaggaagcagagagtgagagagtagagacagaaaggagggggggggtgttgcgcaacaacacacCTCAGGCCATAAAGATCCAACGAGCCCTGAGAGCCCACTGGGCTTTGGAATCAGCAAAAAGACAGATCCAGTCGGTCGTTACCATACAGGTACACCcggaaaccagaaccagtgatGTACTGTTGGGTTTAGGAGCGTAGCACCCGACTATAAACTGTTCTCTGGGCTTTTCTCAGCGTTGGGTTAGAGCGAGGCTGCAGAGGAGACGACATCTGGAGGACAGGAGGAAGGTGGTGATGGTCCAGAGAGTGGTCAGGCGTTGGTTAGCGCGCCGCCACAAAGCCGCCGCCGTCATCCAGGAAGTGACCCGAAAATTCCTCCTGGACAGGCGACAGAAGAGGGCTCAACGAGGAATCGTCAAAGCTCAGGTGAGGCTAAAGCTAACGCTGCCTGTGCCATTAGCTAACGCTACCATTAGCTAAGTCTGTACTTAAGCTGACTGACTAAACTTTGAAGAGCAAATTTACTTGGTCATTTTGGAAGttttagttgaataaagtttgacatttgtgaaattttgtttATCGACTGATACAAACCCTGCAGCTggtttgtttatattcatgatcttactttaaagtttaactcagcatttccatttccttttgtttagtgttttataaaaactttatagagcaagcaaatactaaaaaaataactaaattactGTAAAACCAAACTTAAACAGGGTTTTGCATAATTTCCTTATTGAAAGAATATCGTTCAGTGCATTGACTCTTGGTTTCAGAATGGGTTTTTAACTAGCATtatagcattagcttccgctaaATACCGTTTTggtgtagcactttagcattagccaagctaatgttttgattttgctttaagGTTTAACATAACTAACTTATTCAGGTAGCGGTTCCCACCTCGGTAatcttaaaatacttttgtttttttatgtttaagatTGTTGTAGTCATTGTGTTTAACATAAAGTGCAACTTtaggttaaatattttataaaaactgttgagataaatcattaaaagcccCAATTAGGTGATGAATTAGTCTAAATCTCTGGCCAGAACTCCACGGTCCGGTTGACGTATCAGAGGCTCAAACGGCTCCATCCTGTGTCCCTGCAGGCTCTGTGGAGAGGACACCGCTCCCGCATGCTGAGCGACAAACCCAAACTCGTGAAGCTGAGGCTCCGCTTGCGCAAAATCTCTGCTGAAGTACGAGAGGAAGACAAACTGTGCAACAAAACCTCTTCTGCGCTGGAGTATCTCCTCCGATACAAACACTTCTCCTTCATCCTGGAGGCCCTGAAGAACCTCGGTAAGACCAGGACTGGATTGTTTTCGCTCGCTGCTGTCGGCTGAGTGGTGATGGAAACGTTTTTTATGCAGAGGCCGCCACCAGGCTGTCGCCAGAGTGCTGCGAGCGGCTGGTGGGAAGCGACGCCACCGGTGTCATCTTCACGCTGATACGCAGCTGCAACCGGAGCGGACCCTGCATGGAGGTCATCACCTTCTCCGTCCAGATCCTCCTCAACCTCTCCAAGGTACAACTGACGTCTCCGGTTCATAACATCGATGCTTTTCTGACTATGaatatctttcatttttatacaaatcTCAACTTGTTTACAAAGCTGATTGAAATTTACCAActtaatctttcaggtttttttcccttaattttattggttttacaaAAACAGGCTCTAGTTGTACTTTTCATAAAGCCCTCCTGTATTGAATCCTTTTTTGAACTGCGCCCTCTGGTGGAAGATGTTGGTAGTACATGCGGCAAATGCAAATTAAAGACCAACAAGgctaaaataaagtatttttggtgctTAAAAAATCTCTAATAGTCATACATTACGTAATAATTAAAGTACTATAAGCTGTTATTAGTGTATCTATCTAACTGTTTCAGGCCTTAaaggacgataaattgtcccagaagtttttgcaataaacgataatattgtctgacttttgtcatcctgtttttggtagaaagaagaaaaaaatataaattattgagcttgttttaatttgtcatgtgattaattaatttatttaatcagagaTCAATCAGAGAAGATGGTTCAAATCTAACTATTAACACTCAAATGTGTATTTTCCCTCAGTACCACCTGACCATAGAGGCGGTGTATTCGGTGGAAAACTCCCTGGAAACGCTGCTGGATTTACTGCAGAAATACCGGGAGAAAGCCGGGGACAAGGTGGCCGAAAAGGGCGGCAGCATCTTCACCAAAGCCTGCTTCCTTctcgctctgctgctgcaggacgaGCGCCGCGCTCAGGTctgaagcagacaaaaaaatctttccCACTAATCCTTacgaaaacatttaaatttaatccatTTCCCCTCAGGAGGTGGTGAAGCTGCCTAAAGTTTTGGACCGGATACGCAGCATCTACCGGCTCACCGCGCGGAAACACAAAATGGACGAAGAGCGCAGCATCACCAGGCAGAGAATCAACGCCTCGATCAACGGGAGCTTCTTTGTTCCGCCAACGCCGCGCAAATCCAAACCGCCACCAAAGTAGGCAGCATCTGATCTGTACAAACCCAAACAGGACTTTTGGTTCTGTGGAactaaaatgctgttttctgtGGAGCTAAATTAGTGTCAGAAAGATTCACAAAGCATACAGTAAAATCTGCATGTGTGCAATAAGACGTAATAAGTGTAAAAGAAGATTTGTAAACGTACGACATTATTCGCTGTTCTGTACAACACGATGCAAATCTTACTGTGAATGTTGGGactaatttagctccatatttTTGTGTCGTTCAGGTTTGTACCGGATTGGGTTCTGAGGAAGGACAAACTGAAAGACGTCGTCGATCCCCTCAGGGCGATCCAGATGGTGGCGGAAACGCTCGCCATCgttttataaacagaaaaccttcaagagtcttttgttttcacagaaaacctcagatttttaatattttttgttttgtttttcaatcaaatgatttgtttgtaaatactgaatttgatcttttttgataataaaattgatcttgtttatgtttttcccttttcaatattttcttcctgtttcggGAAACTAAAAAATGCCTAAAAACTCATCTTTTCAAATCTTCTTACTCTGCACTGTCTAACTTTCTGATGGTTTATCTTGTTTGTACGGGTTCTTTGTTAATAAATgcgtttaaataaaatgtattaatactgAGTCATCTACATAAGGTTGTACAGCTAAAACCATCATCTTcacattttagttattatttagcATATCTTTAGGCAGATGAGtgtttttacagaagaaaacaaaaaacttagttttgggtttgtttctaAGTGTTGTCATGATTAAACACCCTGTCAGTTCTGAGCTCTGCtgaaaagtaaatatgaatctgaaaagtaCACTGTtatcctttgctgtattttctacagttaaataccacaaaatgcccagtaaaactaccataagacatctttacaagtagttactgtaatttgcattgcattatgggtatagtacatagtattacagtaacttactgtatgttttgaatttgcagtaatttactgtttacacattacagtagtggtactgtactgataatatacagtaagaattatatttgatttccaaccgtcatcatagctgcttcatcgtggttccctgtttctgtatttttactcctttagtggttaacatatttttaaggcagaaagagagcatgtacttttgtttttttcacatcctagcTAACATTAACGTGCAGTTTATCTAGCTACGTCATCAAGCGTGGCTTCGCTTCcaactgttttctgatgacgTTTGTTTAAACTCCgaagctttttctctccaagtgcagctctgtctccgtgctgtgggctcacactgcttcagctcttcaagacaggtaaaaaaacacttcttagaaaactgtttgaagccaaagcctagtctggaaatgtacattttagatggagttaacgtagcttatagcatcatgctataagttagcattatagcatgagctcgtttgtgctggttagcctggtaaaataacGTACCTTTACGTTACtaactctggtgttttatataactggcatattgcaaccttataagttacgtgtctgtaaatgaggtgaaagaaagggaaatatgatgttgttattttttgagctggttTGGTGTTAACGTTAGCTAAGGTGCTAATTTTACCGTTGAAggttttagcttgacttttgccgcttaatcttcctcgggcggctttaggttgagatgagctcagtgtctgttagcattgttgctacATCCTTTGTGGAACAATATAACCATAACTAATAATTGATCCTCccccttttctttattttacatgtaatgactgttcatttgtttaaaccatgatcttgcaaatgttaaaagtgcagattagctacgtaggtcagcaaggatgaatttctaacattgttctttttttcccttttcttcagatgacctttttgttttaactcccaagctttttccctccaagtggctgtgcagttctgtcctgctgactgctaacatagcttcatctcttcaaaagacaacaggtaaaaagctcttcaaacatatttgaagccacaaaatagtctggaaatgtagaggagcagctaacctaatctataactttgagcttgctacagctggttagcctgctaaagtaccattacatctccaacatagtgtataagagtctgtaaatgaggacaaaggtgaaaaacattaaagtagtttctgttattttttgagttggttcagccacagtggcaggtggacaaaaaagtta includes:
- the LOC111607984 gene encoding abnormal spindle-like microcephaly-associated protein homolog, which codes for MVQRVVRRWLARRHKAAAVIQEVTRKFLLDRRQKRAQRGIVKAQALWRGHRSRMLSDKPKLVKLRLRLRKISAEVREEDKLCNKTSSALEYLLRYKHFSFILEALKNLEAATRLSPECCERLVGSDATGVIFTLIRSCNRSGPCMEVITFSVQILLNLSKYHLTIEAVYSVENSLETLLDLLQKYREKAGDKVAEKGGSIFTKACFLLALLLQDERRAQEVVKLPKVLDRIRSIYRLTARKHKMDEERSITRQRINASINGSFFVPPTPRKSKPPPKFVPDWVLRKDKLKDVVDPLRAIQMVAETLAIVL